A single Arcobacter sp. FWKO B DNA region contains:
- a CDS encoding type II toxin-antitoxin system PemK/MazF family toxin, whose product MELNRGDIVVVNLYPKKGDEVGKIRPAVIISGNDENTILDTVVLMPLSTDLIDDMLPYRVRIPKRDNLKEDSDILINQIRSLSKTRIKEKIGVLSRLEYDLVIQSLCLNFNN is encoded by the coding sequence ATGGAATTAAATAGGGGTGATATAGTAGTCGTAAATTTATATCCAAAAAAAGGCGACGAAGTAGGTAAAATCAGACCAGCTGTCATAATATCAGGCAATGATGAAAACACGATTTTGGATACTGTAGTATTGATGCCACTTTCAACAGACCTGATAGATGATATGCTGCCATATAGGGTAAGAATCCCAAAAAGAGATAACCTCAAAGAAGATTCAGACATCTTGATAAATCAAATAAGAAGCCTATCAAAAACTAGAATCAAAGAAAAAATAGGAGTATTATCAAGGCTTGAGTATGATTTAGTTATCCAATCTCTTTGTCTAAACTTCAATAATTAA
- a CDS encoding SDR family oxidoreductase — MNQKIIVVTGASQGIGLAIVKRFLKDNQNNKIIMVGRESDSFKNILKTLKSEYKNEIIEIFADFSKINDIKRLVKQIILCTNQIDVLVNNAGYTKPESFLNACVNDFRHTMEINLISPFVLIQDLMKSGIHPKKIINIASTSGIGARPGWLTYAASKAAMISMSDTLREELKVFGTDVICISPGRCATNLRKILAPDEDPSTIMQPENVANIVLYLSSEDGKYLTSHNLIVR; from the coding sequence ATGAATCAAAAAATAATAGTAGTTACTGGTGCTTCTCAAGGTATAGGGTTAGCGATTGTAAAACGATTTTTAAAAGATAACCAAAACAATAAAATTATCATGGTAGGACGAGAAAGTGATTCTTTTAAGAATATTTTAAAAACGCTAAAAAGTGAATACAAAAATGAGATAATTGAAATATTTGCAGATTTTTCAAAAATAAATGATATAAAAAGATTGGTTAAACAAATAATTTTATGTACAAATCAAATAGATGTTCTTGTAAATAATGCTGGATATACAAAACCAGAATCATTTTTAAATGCTTGCGTGAATGATTTTAGACACACAATGGAGATTAATCTGATATCACCATTTGTGCTTATACAAGATTTAATGAAATCTGGCATTCATCCAAAAAAAATAATTAACATTGCTTCGACATCTGGTATAGGTGCACGACCAGGTTGGTTGACTTATGCTGCTTCAAAAGCAGCTATGATCAGTATGAGTGATACATTAAGGGAAGAGTTAAAAGTATTTGGTACAGATGTAATATGTATCTCACCAGGAAGATGTGCAACCAATTTACGAAAAATATTAGCACCAGATGAAGACCCTAGCACGATTATGCAGCCTGAAAATGTCGCTAATATAGTACTTTATCTTTCATCAGAAGATGGTAAATATTTAACCAGTCATAATTTAATTGTTAGATAA
- a CDS encoding NifB/NifX family molybdenum-iron cluster-binding protein, with protein sequence MKIAFASTDGVHINEHFGWCKEFYLYELKDGKFEFVEILDSSKELQDEIDKLTYKIESIQKANIVCVAQIGPKASTMVKSANIYPLKSVNENEPIEKFLEILQNLINTNPPLWLKAILAKAV encoded by the coding sequence ATGAAAATAGCATTTGCAAGTACAGATGGAGTACATATCAACGAACATTTTGGATGGTGTAAGGAGTTTTACTTATATGAGCTTAAAGATGGTAAATTTGAGTTTGTAGAGATACTTGATAGCTCCAAAGAGCTTCAAGATGAAATAGACAAACTAACCTACAAAATAGAATCCATCCAAAAAGCAAATATTGTATGTGTAGCTCAAATAGGTCCAAAAGCATCTACTATGGTAAAAAGTGCAAATATTTATCCACTCAAAAGCGTAAATGAAAATGAACCTATAGAGAAATTCTTAGAGATACTACAAAACCTAATAAATACCAATCCACCGCTTTGGCTAAAAGCAATACTTGCAAAAGCTGTATAA
- a CDS encoding SIR2 family protein — MQTIKEKIKSGELVLFIGIGVFNGLLNADNKPLPYDSDSFILSINDGKPMPQRLMYEYSRACMNLEQKKGRPYLENLVENIYATPYPTPKIYDLVSQIKPKYIIDTNIDNSLQKAYEGTPHFLILGISRTMGYDDRFEVYEYDGAEYKLSHKDNLDDSKPILLKPMGSLTPKKTLIVSDADFVDWLTEAMGGFGIPPYLKNYRKDKEYLFVGVDFSKDTFRMVASEIILDGNGGFVIYPKEEISKKEGKFFANQKLSLLEESLL; from the coding sequence ATGCAAACTATCAAAGAAAAAATCAAATCAGGTGAATTGGTACTTTTTATAGGTATTGGTGTATTTAACGGGCTTTTAAATGCAGATAATAAACCTCTTCCTTATGATAGTGATAGCTTTATACTAAGTATCAATGATGGCAAGCCGATGCCTCAAAGGCTTATGTATGAGTATAGTCGTGCTTGTATGAATCTTGAGCAAAAAAAAGGGCGACCTTATCTTGAAAATTTGGTTGAGAATATTTACGCTACTCCTTACCCTACTCCAAAAATATATGACTTAGTATCTCAAATCAAACCAAAATATATAATAGACACAAATATAGATAATAGTTTGCAAAAAGCATACGAGGGTACTCCACACTTTTTGATACTAGGGATTAGTAGAACTATGGGTTATGATGATAGGTTTGAGGTGTATGAATATGATGGAGCTGAATATAAACTAAGTCACAAAGATAATCTTGATGATAGTAAACCGATTTTGTTGAAGCCTATGGGTTCACTAACTCCTAAAAAGACTCTAATAGTAAGTGACGCTGATTTTGTGGATTGGCTAACTGAGGCTATGGGTGGATTTGGAATACCTCCTTATTTGAAAAACTATAGAAAAGATAAAGAATACCTTTTTGTGGGAGTAGATTTTAGTAAAGATACTTTTAGAATGGTTGCTAGTGAGATTATCTTAGATGGCAACGGTGGGTTTGTGATATATCCAAAAGAAGAGATTTCAAAAAAAGAGGGGAAATTCTTTGCAAATCAAAAACTCTCCCTCTTGGAAGAGAGTTTGCTATGA
- the clpX gene encoding ATP-dependent Clp protease ATP-binding subunit ClpX, producing MSSDRKCDFCGSSIDSVNKLFSVDEVSICDRCVSMCHGVLEKQSIKKQKEEFSLGLSVPKQIKEYLDGYVIGQDEAKKAISVAIYNHYKRIDKPSFRGVELEKSNIMLIGPSGSGKTLLAKSLAKIINVPFAIADATSLTEAGYVGEDVESILSRLLSASDFDIEKAQKGIVYIDEIDKIAKMAGSASSGRDVSGEGVQQALLKILEGADVYVPQKGKKSATSDNILFNTSQVLFICGGAFVGLEKKEEKSYKMGFLSNDEEKKQKPITPKDLINYGLIPEFIGRIPVIAKLEELTLEDLVRILKEPKNALLSQYMALFELDGCELVFADEAIELIAQMALDRGVGARGLRGIVEQIMLPLSYELPSLDNLTKCTITKEFVEGIGDALLVFDEKEEQNDDKEMKIATAVV from the coding sequence ATGAGTAGTGATAGAAAATGTGATTTTTGTGGGAGTTCTATAGACTCCGTAAATAAACTTTTTAGTGTAGATGAAGTGAGTATTTGCGATAGATGCGTAAGTATGTGCCATGGTGTACTAGAAAAACAAAGTATCAAAAAGCAAAAAGAAGAATTTTCTCTTGGGCTATCGGTACCAAAACAAATCAAAGAGTACCTAGATGGATATGTAATAGGTCAAGATGAAGCCAAAAAAGCTATAAGCGTGGCTATATACAACCACTACAAAAGAATAGACAAGCCATCTTTTAGAGGTGTAGAGCTTGAAAAAAGCAATATAATGCTTATTGGACCAAGCGGAAGTGGAAAAACTCTTCTAGCAAAATCTTTGGCAAAAATCATAAATGTCCCTTTTGCAATAGCTGATGCGACTAGTCTCACTGAGGCTGGATATGTGGGTGAAGATGTGGAATCTATACTATCAAGACTCCTTAGTGCTAGTGATTTTGACATCGAAAAAGCCCAAAAAGGGATAGTTTATATAGATGAGATAGACAAAATAGCCAAAATGGCAGGAAGTGCAAGTAGTGGCAGAGATGTAAGTGGTGAGGGAGTACAGCAAGCACTACTCAAAATCCTAGAAGGTGCAGATGTATATGTGCCTCAAAAAGGGAAAAAATCAGCTACAAGTGATAATATACTTTTCAATACAAGCCAAGTTCTTTTTATCTGTGGTGGGGCTTTTGTGGGATTAGAGAAAAAAGAAGAAAAATCATACAAAATGGGCTTTTTGAGCAATGATGAAGAAAAAAAACAAAAGCCAATCACCCCAAAAGATTTGATAAACTACGGACTTATTCCTGAGTTCATTGGTAGGATTCCTGTAATTGCAAAGCTTGAAGAGCTGACTTTGGAAGACTTGGTAAGGATACTAAAAGAGCCAAAAAATGCACTACTTAGTCAATATATGGCACTTTTTGAGCTTGATGGATGTGAGCTTGTATTTGCAGATGAGGCAATAGAACTCATAGCTCAAATGGCACTTGATAGGGGTGTAGGAGCAAGAGGTCTTAGAGGAATAGTAGAGCAAATTATGCTTCCACTTAGCTACGAATTACCAAGCCTTGACAACCTCACTAAATGCACTATAACAAAAGAGTTCGTAGAGGGGATTGGTGATGCGTTGCTTGTATTTGATGAAAAAGAAGAGCAAAATGATGACAAAGAGATGAAAATAGCTACTGCTGTGGTATAG
- a CDS encoding uracil-DNA glycosylase, with protein sequence MTVNPQIEPSWKEVLSDEFEKKYFVELQNFLIEERQNYTIYPKSSDIFNAFSYTPFDDVKVVIIGQDPYHGANQAHGLAFSVLDGVTFPPSLRNIFQELHSDIGCSTPKSGNLSSWAKQGVFLINTVLSVREARAHSHAKKGWEIFTGSVIKKISEKRENIVFILWGSPAIAKSKLIDISKHHIITSPHPSPLSSYRGFFGSKPFSRTNEFLGSCGIGKIEWCL encoded by the coding sequence ATGACCGTAAATCCACAAATAGAACCATCATGGAAAGAAGTTTTGAGTGATGAGTTTGAAAAAAAGTATTTTGTAGAGCTTCAAAATTTTTTGATTGAAGAGAGACAAAACTATACCATATATCCAAAAAGTTCAGATATATTCAATGCCTTTTCTTATACACCCTTTGATGATGTAAAAGTAGTGATAATAGGACAAGACCCATACCATGGGGCAAATCAAGCTCATGGACTGGCTTTTTCGGTACTTGACGGGGTGACTTTTCCTCCATCTTTGCGTAATATTTTCCAAGAGCTACATTCAGATATAGGATGCTCCACACCAAAAAGTGGCAATCTCTCATCATGGGCAAAACAAGGTGTATTTCTCATCAACACGGTACTAAGTGTAAGAGAAGCCCGAGCACACTCTCACGCAAAAAAAGGATGGGAAATATTTACAGGCAGTGTCATCAAAAAAATAAGCGAAAAAAGGGAAAACATAGTCTTTATACTATGGGGAAGCCCAGCCATAGCCAAATCAAAACTTATAGATATATCCAAACACCACATCATCACATCACCCCATCCTTCTCCGCTTTCATCGTATCGTGGATTTTTCGGTTCTAAGCCTTTTTCTAGGACAAATGAGTTTTTGGGAAGTTGTGGGATAGGGAAGATAGAGTGGTGTTTGTGA
- a CDS encoding NifU family protein, whose protein sequence is MSSHKEALLAFKNGDLQTALGIWESEENRSNAVGLYNLGLIYQNPKLLDMEKSLEYFKQAGLLGHGNASFRYALTLLADKSDKEKLKEAFFFMYQAKENGNPMASTLLGGARLESKSDTINQNFRAKDYDGKLFVIEDALNRFIRPILTKDGGGIELIEFTDKDVIELKFIYTGNCSGCSLAATGTYQMIINTLYEVIDKNIEVFTL, encoded by the coding sequence ATGAGTAGTCATAAAGAAGCTTTATTGGCATTTAAAAATGGGGATTTACAAACGGCTCTTGGGATTTGGGAGAGTGAAGAAAACCGCTCAAATGCTGTGGGATTGTATAATCTTGGGCTGATATACCAAAATCCAAAACTTTTGGATATGGAAAAATCACTTGAGTATTTCAAACAAGCTGGGCTTTTGGGGCATGGGAATGCTTCTTTTAGATATGCTTTGACACTTTTGGCTGACAAAAGCGATAAAGAAAAACTCAAAGAGGCATTTTTCTTTATGTATCAAGCAAAAGAAAATGGCAATCCTATGGCTTCTACACTTCTTGGTGGGGCTAGACTTGAAAGCAAATCTGATACCATAAACCAAAACTTTAGAGCAAAAGATTATGATGGTAAACTTTTTGTAATAGAAGATGCACTAAATCGTTTCATAAGACCAATTCTTACAAAAGATGGTGGTGGTATAGAGCTAATTGAGTTTACGGATAAAGATGTAATTGAGTTGAAGTTTATTTATACAGGGAATTGTTCGGGATGTTCTTTGGCAGCTACTGGAACATATCAGATGATTATAAATACACTTTATGAAGTAATAGACAAAAACATAGAGGTTTTTACACTATGA
- a CDS encoding CDP-glycerol glycerophosphotransferase family protein — protein sequence MKKTIYNIINEINNRVCCFTYRIKLYNVEGFKTQCSNLKKNFFKLLIFMLILAFLEYFSFETPFLFLLSVLLFVYMSYKILYIKYRRPKKQIEYNNLVKDYLENYQPQIVFYLSATTISYFHILTWYKFVKQTNINFIIITRENNYIKKLLEYIKDTPIVYARTIKDIDFFLPSSVKIALYANNGAKNTHLVRFNNITHIQLLHGDSEKTTSFNPISKMYDKLFVAGQRAIDRYCENNVIIPKDNFVIIGRPQVSDIEVVKTKENIGKKDVITVLLAPTWQGHYEDSNYSSVMKIGTIIEYLLSRKEKIKIIFRPHPYINMELEENKEYFINIKKALKQNSKEHIFDSKNSIFDDFNQSDFIVTDVSSVPIDYLYSQKPIVHLDVNNLSYELNSNIVYKEYSKCIYLIIDDFSNADSIIDDVLYNDNLFEARKKVKKYYHGEFDIPLQDVFTRELKKLL from the coding sequence TTGAAAAAAACAATATATAACATAATAAATGAAATTAATAATAGAGTTTGTTGTTTCACATATAGAATAAAACTCTACAATGTAGAAGGATTTAAAACTCAATGTAGTAATTTAAAAAAGAACTTTTTTAAATTACTTATTTTTATGTTAATTTTAGCCTTTCTTGAGTATTTTAGTTTTGAAACACCTTTCCTCTTTCTTCTAAGCGTATTGTTGTTTGTTTATATGTCTTACAAAATTTTATATATAAAATATAGAAGACCAAAAAAACAAATAGAATATAATAATCTAGTAAAAGATTATTTGGAAAATTATCAACCACAAATTGTTTTTTATTTATCTGCTACTACAATAAGCTATTTCCATATTCTTACTTGGTATAAATTTGTTAAACAAACAAATATCAATTTTATCATTATAACTAGAGAAAACAACTATATAAAAAAACTTTTAGAGTATATAAAAGATACTCCTATAGTCTATGCCAGAACTATAAAAGATATAGATTTTTTCTTACCAAGTAGTGTAAAAATAGCTTTGTATGCAAATAATGGTGCTAAAAATACTCATTTAGTAAGATTTAACAATATTACTCATATTCAGCTATTACATGGAGATTCTGAAAAAACTACAAGTTTTAATCCGATATCAAAGATGTATGATAAACTATTTGTTGCTGGACAAAGAGCTATCGATAGGTATTGTGAAAATAATGTTATTATACCAAAAGATAATTTTGTAATTATAGGAAGACCACAAGTTTCAGATATTGAAGTTGTAAAAACAAAAGAAAATATAGGGAAAAAAGATGTTATTACTGTTTTATTGGCACCTACTTGGCAAGGTCATTATGAAGATTCAAACTATTCTTCAGTTATGAAAATTGGTACTATTATAGAGTATCTTTTAAGTAGAAAAGAGAAAATAAAAATTATTTTTAGACCACACCCATATATCAATATGGAACTGGAAGAAAACAAAGAGTACTTTATAAATATAAAAAAAGCTTTGAAGCAAAATAGTAAAGAACATATCTTTGATAGTAAAAACAGTATATTTGATGATTTTAATCAATCAGACTTTATAGTTACAGATGTTTCTAGTGTACCTATTGATTATTTATATTCTCAAAAACCAATAGTTCATTTAGATGTCAATAATTTATCATATGAGCTAAACAGCAATATAGTCTATAAAGAATATTCAAAATGTATTTACTTAATCATAGATGATTTTTCAAATGCTGATAGCATAATAGATGATGTGTTATATAATGATAATCTATTTGAAGCTCGAAAAAAAGTTAAAAAATATTATCATGGAGAATTTGATATACCATTACAAGATGTTTTTACAAGGGAATTAAAAAAGCTTTTATAA
- the tagD gene encoding glycerol-3-phosphate cytidylyltransferase, with the protein MKTVITYGTFDMFHIGHLNLLKRAKKLGDKLIVAVSTDEFNSLKNKKSVICYEQRAKIVSHIDCVDKVIAENSWEQKIQDIQKYNIDIFAIGDDWLGKFDFLKEFCEVVYLERTKNVSTSNLKNKIGQINELL; encoded by the coding sequence ATGAAAACAGTCATTACTTATGGTACTTTTGATATGTTTCATATAGGGCATCTAAATTTGCTAAAAAGAGCAAAAAAGCTAGGAGACAAGCTAATAGTAGCAGTTTCAACAGATGAGTTTAATAGCTTGAAAAATAAAAAGTCTGTAATTTGCTATGAACAAAGAGCAAAAATAGTTTCTCATATAGATTGTGTGGATAAGGTAATAGCTGAAAATTCTTGGGAACAAAAAATACAAGATATTCAAAAATACAATATTGATATTTTTGCTATAGGTGATGACTGGTTAGGGAAATTTGACTTTTTAAAAGAGTTTTGCGAGGTAGTGTATTTAGAAAGAACTAAGAATGTATCTACATCAAATTTAAAAAATAAAATAGGACAAATAAATGAGCTATTATAG
- a CDS encoding GNAT family N-acetyltransferase: MKSKYLSRAGYLKSVLKLSHFDTLKFAKQAMLWWDDYYSWKDFPPLCLIKNKKVVCYIFYSISKNKDYLTIHNLLTPKNSRNKGYAKELLRVLFDEYLLDNHIKRVKMLCVSSSLKFYMNLGVDFWGVNKLGQYYTNFPMPKNIKDIPNMMNHNQLNSLNQSELVSIYDKLKNNDLDFNDKEKEIYQNNKLMMKDRYRFDELKEMVE, encoded by the coding sequence ATGAAAAGCAAATATTTAAGCAGAGCAGGGTATCTAAAGTCAGTTTTGAAGTTGAGTCACTTTGATACTTTGAAATTTGCAAAACAAGCTATGCTTTGGTGGGATGATTATTATAGTTGGAAAGATTTTCCGCCACTTTGTCTAATAAAAAACAAAAAAGTAGTATGTTATATTTTTTATAGTATCTCCAAAAACAAAGACTACCTAACCATCCACAACCTCCTAACCCCAAAAAATTCCAGAAACAAAGGCTATGCAAAAGAACTTTTGAGAGTTTTATTTGATGAATATTTATTAGACAACCACATCAAAAGGGTAAAAATGCTCTGTGTCTCTAGTTCTTTGAAATTTTATATGAATCTTGGCGTAGATTTTTGGGGAGTGAATAAACTAGGGCAATATTACACAAACTTTCCCATGCCAAAAAACATAAAAGACATCCCAAATATGATGAACCACAACCAACTAAACAGCCTCAATCAAAGTGAATTAGTATCAATATACGACAAACTCAAAAACAACGATTTAGACTTCAACGACAAAGAAAAAGAGATATACCAAAACAATAAACTAATGATGAAAGATAGATATAGGTTTGATGAGCTTAAAGAAATGGTTGAGTGA
- a CDS encoding IspD/TarI family cytidylyltransferase, whose translation MSYYSLILLSGGIGSRMNSTIPKQLIELKGNSIILYSLMAVKANVLIKEIIINYPKGMKSQIKALVKISGIDKKIVYVEAGLTRQESVYNMLKKATYSNVIIHESARPLVDAETFYNLISSEYENCGYMIEIPFTVLEVDTQTKQVVGSFNRDKLRNVLLPQKFNTKKLLEAHELAIQANLNYTEDASLLIENSTIKFHFLEGSNNNIKITYPSDLVFAEAFLDIKNSVEE comes from the coding sequence ATGAGCTATTATAGTTTAATATTACTATCTGGTGGAATTGGAAGTAGAATGAATTCTACTATTCCTAAACAATTAATTGAACTTAAAGGCAACTCAATAATTCTGTATTCTCTAATGGCGGTTAAAGCAAATGTACTAATAAAAGAAATTATTATTAATTATCCAAAAGGTATGAAATCACAGATAAAAGCATTGGTTAAAATCAGTGGAATAGATAAAAAAATTGTATATGTAGAAGCTGGTTTAACTAGGCAAGAATCAGTATATAATATGCTAAAAAAAGCTACTTATTCAAATGTCATTATTCATGAGTCAGCAAGACCTTTGGTTGATGCAGAAACTTTTTATAATCTCATATCCTCAGAATACGAAAATTGTGGATATATGATAGAGATACCTTTCACAGTACTTGAAGTAGATACTCAAACTAAACAGGTAGTTGGTTCATTTAATAGGGACAAACTTAGGAATGTATTATTGCCACAAAAATTTAATACAAAGAAACTATTAGAAGCTCATGAATTAGCGATACAAGCAAATCTTAATTATACTGAAGATGCGTCATTATTAATAGAAAATAGTACTATAAAATTTCATTTTCTTGAAGGTTCAAATAACAATATTAAAATCACATATCCTTCTGATTTAGTGTTTGCTGAAGCATTTTTGGATATAAAAAATAGTGTTGAGGAATAG
- a CDS encoding nitrogen fixation protein NifQ, translating to MSANNYSQLSSQIEALLMSFTDSDEAVIFAREIAKKSIMPNHLYEDLGLPSRAEMNRLMNIHFKPLADIKPSDIRWKKFLFDTIGEVAPACKSCYDQTNCFGCEIVSVKF from the coding sequence ATGAGTGCAAATAACTATAGTCAACTCAGCTCTCAAATCGAAGCGTTATTGATGAGTTTTACTGATAGCGATGAAGCTGTCATATTTGCTAGAGAAATAGCAAAAAAATCTATTATGCCAAACCATTTATATGAAGATTTGGGACTTCCAAGCCGTGCTGAAATGAATAGGCTTATGAATATACATTTCAAACCTCTAGCTGATATAAAACCCTCTGATATAAGATGGAAGAAGTTTTTGTTTGATACTATTGGTGAGGTCGCACCTGCTTGTAAGAGCTGTTATGATCAGACCAATTGTTTTGGGTGCGAGATTGTGAGTGTTAAGTTTTAA
- a CDS encoding transcriptional regulator, whose amino-acid sequence MKTLTVGIMSKEQYKQRTIDIAKGIYKPKANEPKVWFESIKSLAQVLSNENQHLLRVILENNPKSLKELEVLTGRAKSNLSRTLKTLSRYGIVELHKENNSLVPTVKAVDFKVEFGVAA is encoded by the coding sequence ATGAAAACACTAACAGTTGGCATAATGTCAAAAGAACAATATAAACAAAGAACTATAGATATTGCAAAAGGTATATACAAACCAAAAGCCAATGAACCAAAAGTTTGGTTTGAATCAATCAAATCTCTAGCTCAAGTACTTAGTAACGAAAACCAGCACCTTTTGAGGGTAATATTGGAAAATAACCCAAAATCACTTAAAGAGCTAGAAGTTCTTACGGGAAGAGCAAAGTCCAATTTATCAAGAACACTAAAAACACTTTCAAGATATGGAATAGTAGAACTACACAAAGAAAACAATTCTTTAGTCCCTACAGTAAAAGCAGTTGATTTTAAAGTTGAGTTTGGAGTTGCTGCGTAA
- a CDS encoding NifB/NifX family molybdenum-iron cluster-binding protein yields the protein MIAIPLDSQSCTTVSKLYGNAPFFALLDEESGAFKVIENEEISKGPKIGAFLKKSGANSTVFYHMGEGVYKGCDEALVSVYTCFQEKLTLEEIFQGFKNSSLTMLDETNYVELLVSGESSNNCQCGCKK from the coding sequence ATGATAGCAATACCATTAGACTCACAAAGCTGTACTACAGTATCTAAACTTTATGGAAATGCTCCGTTTTTTGCCTTACTTGATGAGGAAAGTGGTGCTTTTAAGGTGATAGAAAATGAAGAGATTTCAAAAGGTCCAAAGATAGGTGCTTTTTTGAAAAAAAGTGGTGCTAATTCAACTGTATTTTATCATATGGGTGAAGGTGTTTACAAAGGCTGCGATGAAGCTTTAGTGAGTGTTTATACCTGTTTTCAAGAAAAATTGACTCTTGAAGAGATATTTCAAGGATTTAAAAATAGCTCACTCACTATGCTTGATGAGACAAACTATGTGGAACTTCTAGTTTCTGGTGAAAGTTCAAACAACTGTCAATGTGGATGTAAAAAATAA
- a CDS encoding sigma-54 interaction domain-containing protein, whose amino-acid sequence MDLISTCENECLIKEELATLYEIALLVSNNIDLENSLQKALKVLKTRLSLHKCVIYTLEDKTLEVFSSIDFNKLQENLAKYKIGEGATGLAAKNKEPVIVENVHTDLIFLNKSGNKDTNTVSYIAVPMLINDKVIGVLGVSLVKSTQIGFDDTVSILTIVSSLFAQAIHSYKMIESEREKLKDLKLYYKMEWDAKVHNFGDIVGESPKMQDVYKVIEKIASTNVTVLVRGETGTGKELIAAAIHKRSQRANEPFVKINCAAITETLLESELFGHEKGAFTDAKEMRKGRFELADKGTLFLDEIGDISLNLQVKLLRVLQEREFERVGGSKTIKVNVRLVAATNRNLEQMVEEGKFREDLYYRLNVIPINLPPLRARGDDIKLLVNFFLETAIKNHKREVIITPQAMEALSAYPWPGNIRELQNTIERIVLMGTPEGITDDEMSLLLPALKRG is encoded by the coding sequence TTGGATTTAATATCAACTTGTGAAAATGAATGTCTTATCAAAGAAGAATTAGCAACATTATACGAAATAGCACTTTTAGTATCAAACAATATTGATTTGGAAAATTCTCTACAAAAAGCACTAAAAGTACTAAAAACTAGACTAAGTTTACACAAATGTGTAATCTATACTTTAGAAGATAAAACTTTGGAAGTTTTTAGCTCTATTGATTTCAATAAACTTCAAGAAAATCTAGCAAAGTACAAAATAGGTGAAGGGGCAACTGGACTAGCTGCAAAAAACAAAGAACCAGTTATTGTCGAAAATGTTCATACAGATTTGATATTTCTAAACAAAAGTGGCAACAAAGACACAAATACCGTATCATATATCGCTGTACCTATGCTTATAAACGATAAAGTAATAGGAGTTTTGGGAGTGAGTCTAGTCAAAAGCACTCAAATAGGATTTGATGATACGGTAAGTATTCTTACTATTGTAAGCTCACTTTTTGCTCAAGCTATTCACTCATACAAAATGATAGAAAGCGAAAGAGAAAAGCTAAAAGACCTCAAACTCTACTACAAAATGGAGTGGGATGCAAAAGTGCATAACTTCGGTGATATAGTAGGTGAAAGCCCTAAAATGCAAGATGTTTATAAAGTAATAGAAAAAATAGCATCTACAAATGTAACTGTTTTAGTAAGAGGAGAAACTGGTACAGGAAAAGAGCTAATAGCTGCTGCTATACACAAAAGAAGCCAAAGGGCAAATGAGCCTTTTGTCAAAATAAACTGTGCAGCTATTACTGAAACGCTCCTTGAAAGTGAACTTTTTGGGCATGAAAAAGGTGCTTTTACAGATGCTAAAGAGATGAGAAAAGGTAGGTTTGAGCTAGCAGATAAAGGAACACTTTTTCTTGATGAAATAGGTGATATTAGCCTCAACCTACAAGTAAAACTCCTTCGTGTCTTGCAAGAGCGAGAGTTTGAGCGAGTGGGTGGAAGCAAAACTATCAAAGTAAATGTAAGACTTGTAGCTGCAACTAATAGAAACCTAGAACAGATGGTAGAAGAGGGAAAATTCCGTGAAGATTTGTACTATAGACTCAATGTAATCCCTATAAATCTTCCACCTCTTCGTGCAAGAGGTGATGATATCAAACTTTTAGTGAACTTTTTCCTAGAAACTGCTATCAAAAACCACAAAAGAGAGGTCATCATCACTCCTCAAGCTATGGAGGCTTTGAGTGCTTATCCTTGGCCTGGGAATATAAGAGAACTTCAAAACACAATAGAGCGGATAGTTCTGATGGGTACACCAGAGGGCATCACTGATGATGAAATGTCACTACTGCTACCTGCATTAAAAAGAGGATAA